The nucleotide sequence gtttctccttggtgtgtgtcctctggtgacacAGGAGGTTTCCTCTCTGTGTGAAGCTCATCCCGCAATGCCGGCACTTGTAGAGCTTTTCTCCCATGTGGATCTTTCGGTGACGGCTCAGGTTGCTCCCCCAGccgaagaccttcccacagtgctcacacttgtacttCTTCTCTCTGGAGCTACTTCGTGGTTCAGTTGAGGCTTCTTGAAGGTCTTCAGCAtacgtccctttgaaagagcattttcggggtcTTCTTGGTGCgtggctcccttgcgtatcatctggctgctgttggccatcgtgctccacgtccaccatggggctctggggctcctcttcgggcccttgcagcatccccctctgctcttccctgggctggcactgctcctccttctgcttgtctgtcccagcccctgtggggagaccaaaggagTTGGGGACTCTTAACggacatgaagagcagccacctgctccatGTCTgtgcctgctcggctccctcccttcccttctcctccttctcacacccCAGATGGCCTTGCCTGTTAGTgccatgttgtgctttgagccctgagggcacctgagccccacgcagatgctcactcaccccttcccccagagggatagggaggaaaaaaccctaaaggcTGGGGGGGATCCAGACAAGGatgggaggggggtggggggggtggctgTGTAACTCCCCCATTATGGGCTCAAGCAACAGACAGACTCCatcggggaaggaagaaagaacagcaatcgaatttgaacacccccacccccaccaatgtaccaatgcgacagagcaggacagtcagaaatacaaccacatcttcaaaacaccttcccccccatcccttcttcccgggctcagctttgctccacatttctctccctcctccccccaccggcacagggggcagggatgggggttggggtcagtccatcacccgttgtctctgccgctccttcctcctcagggggaggactcctcatactcctcccctgctccggcgtgggctccctcccacgggagacagtcctccacgatcttcgtcccacgtgggtccctcccaggggctctgggggggcatctgctcccctgtgggtctccatgggtgcagggcagtctctgctccggcgcacctcccccctcctgccatccttcctcaccctcgctgtttgcagaggtatttcccttcTCCTGCTCCCAAGTTCCTCTTTTTAATTACCTTATCCCAAAGCCACAGCCACCCTAACTAATTGGCTGGGCCTTGGTTGCATTCAGGTCCCCCACCTCATGGCCCGGGTGCTGAGGCTGGGATCCCAGGCCTGTGGCCTGTGCAAATGTTttccactaatcactggctctattgtgtaagccatATGCTATGTAGCTCCATTGTGTAAACCTGATACAATCTTGACCTTGCTAAGGACTTTGCCCTGGAGGAGAAACTGTAAGACTGATAAGAGGCAAACATCTGCTGAATGCAGGaggaagggatggaaaaaaatcccaagattGTAGCAGTAGTGGAGATGAAGAGCAGCCCACTTCCAGCTCAGGAGCAGGAAGCGAGAACTTTAATGTCTACAGAATAACTAGTAGCTTGTACCTTGATTAACCTCAGTCAGTGTGTTGCAATATTGTAAAAGTGGTAACAATGTCCCTATCGCAGGGGATAGAAATAACATCCAAGGTTTacaggaacagagaggagagagaaaaaagggaaagactCAGGGAGAagcataaaagaataaaattacagcGTTGCTGCTGGCAGCGACAATCACTGGGAGTCACAAcaaaggcagaggaaggggccAAAGTTGAAGTGGGGGAAGAGGTGAACGGAACAGAGGACAAGGATGGGGGGTTAACTCCTCGGACTGTACTCCTGTGGGTCATAATGCATGTGCTTTTTGCAGGAAAGAAGGGCGCTGGAAACATGAACAGCCTCAGAGATAAAACTTGTTTGCTGAACCCTCAGGAAAAAGGAGGCCAGAATCTGATATTAACACATATATCACGCTAATTGTTGCTTAGCTCTGTGTGCCTGACGGGtagaatgtctgtgtttagataacacgGGCCTGGGAGAGACTCAGAGTCACCTTATCAAACagccttgagattcctgccctgctgtgggaaagatcaaagcaccgTGGAAAAGTACGCCTGCGAAAAATCCTGGATACACACAGGCAAAAGCGGTAGGCCCGAgatcttcctctttccttctcctttccctgactAGCAAGGCCCGAGCTCTGCGGTGCCGGCGTCCCCGCTTGCGTGCCTCTGCCCGGGTGTTGCTGCGGGGATCCCTCGAGTCGTGAGGTAACgggaataaatttactctttgcatttcatccgtggttctgtggttgttcctgtgtcctgcttGTGCCGACTCACACAGGTTTCTGATGGGAATGTCAGTCTGAATGTAACACCCCCATCCTACCCGTAGAGAAACCTCAAACTCAAGGACGCAGTTTGATGCAAGATTTAAGAGAAATTCACAAAATCACCGTAGATGTCCATCCTGTGGTACCTACCCCCTACACGCTATTGTCTCCAATATCTAGAAATAGCGTGTGTTTTGCAGTGCTAGACTTAAAAGGTGCTTTCTTTTGCATCCCTCTGGAAGAGGAAAGCCTGAAGATCTTCACCTTTGACTGGGAAATTCCCATGCTGTTAGGAAAGTACAACTCTGCTGGACTGTGCTGCCCCAGGGATTCAAGAATAACCCGACTGAACCCTTTTGGGAAATGTACTTCCAAGAACAAAGCAGGATTAGTTCGGGTGCTACAGTATTGTCTAATAATTGTGTTTATGTGCCTTTATGCACTCAGTGTACATGGAGATGTGGCTTATGTGTGGGTGAACAAACTGTGGAAAAGGTGAGACTTAGCAAGATGGATTTAAGTTCACTAGATAGTGTCAAAGGGGGAAACTGTAGCCCATACAAATGTTTACCGCCGATCACTGGCTCTACTGTGTAAGCCTGacactttgtggctctattgtgtaagcctgatatgATCTAGGCCTCAATCTAGGCCTCGCCAAGGACTTCACCACTGAGGAGAAGCTAAGAGCCTGATAAGAGGGGCACATCCCCCCCAGAAGAAAGCCCaaggctggatgattgcccaagaagcatgaagtcaacAAAAATAAGGGGTAAAGGGGAGAGGCAAAGGCGGTGGGGGGAGATCCAGACCACCAACTCGATTCAAGAATGAAAACACTTACACTCCCACCCCTGTAAGAAGcatgtgagagacgacttgtcaaaacaggcctgcgagaaatacagactgagaaaaacagcctgagaaagagataaaggatagcagGGGGAGTGGGGACCCTccgagctgaggaatgtctcaaacactcacaagtaacgaAAATCTAGTCgcggggtggatggtgtggaggtcgaagctgataaggttGCCCCGAGAACGCAGGATGTGGCTGGAGCGGGGGGGCCCGGTGGGGACAaaacggttctgctctggtggacctggtcaaatttcaagggccgtCTGTCCgctgaatgacctttgcttcattatccacaaaatgcgtattaaagttaacaccctgaatatgctaacaaagactaacatgatcatgctaattacatcatcccacgAAACACCTGACCCCTTCCCACCCATACAAgacataggtatgtgggttgacctgggggatggacccaaggaaagggggtataaatcgaggggggggCAAAAGGAGGTGGGGcgctggagagtgcagtgaagcgaagaagatggatccctcctggaaccctcatgggtgggatcgatgcaggagcccagaccggtgatctgtatccCTCTattccccccacctcccgcctttccttttcctcctttcccttcactaccattaagcaatgccaGGCACACTGTATTCCTTGCCAAAACTCATTATATACTCAGCCAATTACCCCGTATCCAATTAGTAccttgtgggaagttaataaatgtttggactttgagacttgtctcgcCGTTGTCCGCTCCggtggggatttacgaatctgagtcacttgtctcccttgtctgagcaggacgtgacagaGCAGGGGTGCTAATTTCCACAGCAAGCCCCGCTAAATTAATCGACAGCAGATGGAATGGTAACTACAGCCCAAGGAGTGTAAACTTAGATAGGTTCTTACTACTCATAtaacaagataaataggctgtagttccgTTGGGCAGCGTACCAGCACTGGGGGATCACCCCCTAGCACCCATCCCGGCGCAACAATGAAATAAACTGATCTCTCATCTCTGTGTGTGCGATTGGCTTTTGCAGAGCAGGTAACGatccctgtttgagggacaacaggccctcctgctcccagcagacTTGCAGCAGCCTGGGCcctgcaggagctgccagcccctgcctgtaccctgcctgtaGGGAAGAAGTGGGCAAGGAGATGGAGGTGCAAGTGCACAGGTACCAAcagccctgtgtgtgtgtgtgtgtgcatgtgtgtgtgtgtccccttctGACTCGTGCTCCTCTTTCGTCCCTCCACCTCCTCAAGCGTTACTTCTCCCTCAACTCTACCCTTCCTTCATCCTTGCTCTTCCTCCATTCCTCCCCCTTCTTTGCCCTGGACCAGCGTCCCAACATGCTCACCACTTTCACCCCCCAAAATTCCCCTCGCCGCCTGGGAGGTCTGGGCATGAGTATGGCGCAGGTCGtgatggggcagggttgggctgttggctgctcccacccgctGGGGGTGAAGCCAGGAATGGGAAAGAATAGGAAAATTGAGAAAACCTGTGAGCAGAGGTAAAAATAGTTTcacaggaggaggcaggaggaggccatcactcacccccaacatggggagatggatgcccaaCCAGTTCCTGACTAAAATTTGGCCAACCCCCACCTGCATACCccttcctctccattttattgctAAGGACAACACTAAAAAGGTAAATTCCCCCctgaggactcaccattgtgaagggCTTCCTCATGTCTCCTGAGGTGAGACCTCTTCTGGAAGCTCTTCCCACACTGTAGGCAGATGTACGGCCTCTCTCCCATGTGGATGAGCTGGTGGACAAGGAGGATCGAGCTAAAGGAGAAGCGCTTCCCACATGTGGTGCAGAGAAAgtgcttctccttggtgtgtgtcctctggtgacacAGGAGGTTTCCTCTCTGcgtgaagctcttcccacaatccaggcacttgtagggcttctctcctCTGTGGCTCCATCGGTGACGGCTCAGGTTGCTCTCCCAGCcaaagaccttcccacagtcATTACACTTGTACTCCTCCTTCCCTCTGGAGATACTCTGTGGTTCAGGTGCATCTTCTTGAGTGTCTCCAGCACacatccctttgaaagagcatttcgGGGGTGTTCTTGGTGCatggctcccttgcgtatcatctggctgctgttggccatcgtgctccacgtccaccgtggggctctggggctcctcttcgggcccttgcagcatccccctctgctcttccctgggctggcactgctcctccttctgcttgtctgtcccagcccctgtggggagaccaaaggggctcagttggTGGCTCTTAAgggacatgaagagcagccacctactccatgtctctgcctgcttggctccctccccttctcctccttctaaCTCCCCCCATGGCCTTGCCCATTAGCgccgaggaaaaaaaaaaaactaaaggctgGGGGGGATCCACACAAGacgggaggggggtggggggagtggcTGTGTAACTCAGGCAACAGACAGACTCCatcggggaaggaagaaagaacagcaatcgAATTTGAACACCCCCACCCCAACCAATGTACCAAtgcgacagagcaggacagtgagaaatacaaccacatcttcaaaacaccttcccccccatcccttcttcccgggctcagctttgctccacatttctctccctcctccccccactggtgcagggggcagggattggggttggggtcagtccatcacccgttgtctctgccgctccttcctcctcagggggaggactcctcacactcctcccctgctccggcgtgggctccctcccacgggagacagtcctccaccaTCTTCCTCCCATGTGGGTCCCTctcaggggctctgggggggcatctgctcccctgtgggtctccatgggtgcagggcagtctctgctccaaCGCACCGTCCACCTCCTGCCGTCCTTCCTCACCCTCGTTGTTTGCCACGGTATTTCCCTTCGATGTTCTCCTTTTTAAATACCTTATCCCAGGGGCGTGGCCGCCCGTCAcgaattggctcggccttggccaggggcgggtccgacttggagcccgggcagctttgagcatcttctcccaggagccccccctgtagccccctcccccgctcccaacccctccacacacaaaccagcataacagggtgcagccgggtgggtgctgagccccgggcagggggtgctgagcagccGAGAGGCGGCAGCAGGtacctgcctgtaccctgcctgtaccctgcctgcgGGACCGGCAAGGAGGGGACACCCAGGAGTGCTGCGGGTTATGGGGGGCGGCTGGACGTGGATTCTCCATCCCTCAGGGACAcccctgcagggaaggggggggctgTGCATCTCCATCTCTGGCCCTCTCGGAGGGtggggggagttttggggggCGCTGTGAAAGTGGGGACCAAGCGTGGGCGCTGGTCAAGTGTGAAGAAGGCGGAGGAGTGGGGGAGGAGTAAGGCTGGAAgagggggagggatggaggaggagcaggaccaggaggaggagggatgaaggtcgagcagaaggaggagggatggaggaggaggagccggtaaataaacaggaaaaggatgaaggaggagagggagggatggtGGAGGAGCAGTAGGGGTAAGGATgaagaagggggagggaaggaggaggagcaggaccaCCAAgagggcacacacacacattcgGCCCTAATTAAGCCGGGGAGGGGAATAGACCGCGACTGCCAACTCAGTTGAAGACCAAGAAGCCGCGTCCCCCCTCACCTTTGAGTTGGGCCACAAGAATTACAAGACACTCTACGCTGACATCTCGACGAGGCGCGTTGTTAACCAGTGAGGGACAAAGCGATAAGAAACCGGCCCCGGTCACTACAGTCCCGGTGTCTCCGTGTGGGCTGAAGTGTAGAAATCCAGGGAAGTTCTTTGGGGCGGGGCGCTGGCCGGGGGGAATTAccaccagcccccagctctgcgcCCACACGGGATAAATCAATCCCTCTGCTCGGGGGGTGTGTTGGCGTCTGGCACCGGGGGTGAACGACCCCGCTTGTGGGACAACAGTTCTGGGGACCCAGACGGGACCGCGCTGACAGCCTTGTCCAGTTCATCTTTTGGTGTACAAAAAGGTGCATTAGGAAACTCCTTTTGGGTACCAAAATGGGAGCTACTACTTCCCAGGAgacacctctctgctctcctctaggAGGCATCCTGAGAAATGGGAATAAAGTAGGAGGCGATTAATGAGTTAAATAAATTACGAAATTAACTCAGAGATTCCTCTCTATGCCAGAATGGCCTTTGCCATTGCTCGGTCGAGAGTTACGTTGCAAGTTAAATGCACAATTAACCTTCTCTGAAGACTCTGCTCAGTTCCATATTCCTCCAGAGAACGCACAGAGAGCCCAGCTATGCTGGTTACCGGGGAAGAATCCTGCAAAAGAAGAGACTATTCCAGACAAATTATTAAATGCGGTAATAGCCatagtgtggccatcaggaaCGCCGGGACGAGCCAAGAATGTGACTCTGGAAAAGATGGAGCTaaaagcaggagcccagctggTAAGGAAGAAACACAATGCCAGCGACCTGGAAGCTCGGAAAGGACTAGAGCCTATAATAAACCCTTTTTGGAAGGTGGACAGTGAAGGGAATGTCAATCAGAGTTCAATGCTCCAATGCTACTGGTGAGAAAACCTCACTCTCCTGAACACAGGTTGGTACAGGGTTGAAGGGGAGTGAATGTGAGAACTCCAGACGTGCACCCTGTGGTCCCGAATCCGTATCCCCTCCTCGCCTCGGTCCCGGACAGTAATACTGGTTTTACAGGGctgcatttgaaagatgctttcttccgTATACCGGTGGTCGAGCAGAGCCAGACTGTTTCTGCTTTGGACTGGGAAAACCCGACCACCGGGCGGAAGATGCAGCTCTCTTGGACGGCCCCTCCCCACGGATTCAAAACCAGCCCCACGCTCTTTGGTACCAGAATGAGAACAGTGGCGCAGAGAGTACAAAACCATAATATTGTTGCAATCTGTGGACAATTTACTAATTGATCTGATCGCTCTGAGGAGGGTTTAGAGGCCACACgcagtttcctcagtttttctggcattgctggcagcGGTTGGGCATCTCCCCGGGGTGGATCCGCTGGTGCAAGATGAGTGTTTGCTTCTGAGCAAAGGATTCCCCACagtcagagcaggaagaaggtttctctccagtgtgggtcctccgaTACGTGGAAAGGCTcgagctgtggctgaagcactccccacactccaggcacttgtacggtctctctcccttATGGACCCTGTGGTGGGAGATGAGGCTGGAGAAGCCCTTGAAGGTCTTCCCGCAATCTGGGCACTTGTAGGGTCGTTCTCCCGTGTGATTTCTTTGGTGACGTCTCATGCTGTTACTCTAGCGGAAGATCTTCCCACACTCGGGGCATTTAGAGTTCCCCCGCTTGGTGCGGGCCATCAGCTTGCTCGTGGCTGCATGGGTGTTCTTCACGCCATCCCCTTGTCCCGTCGGTGtctgctcctccttgctctccaacttctcctccagcaccaggggtgcttgtcctggctccagctgggtgctcggtgcctgcaggagaaagagaaatccaTTGCACTAAGCCATCcccacccacagctccaccaGGGCCTGGGACATCTCAGGTTAAACCCCCCAAGGCCTCACCATTGTGAAGGGCTTCCTGATGCCTCCAGAGGTGATAGCTCTGCTGGAAGGTGTGAGGGTGGAGTTTGTGTCTGGGTGTGCACAAGTGTGTACAGAAATGGGGGATGTAAGTGCACAGGTGCCCAtggcgggtgtgtg is from Strix aluco isolate bStrAlu1 chromosome 37, bStrAlu1.hap1, whole genome shotgun sequence and encodes:
- the LOC141917364 gene encoding uncharacterized protein LOC141917364; the protein is MSLKSHQLSPFGLPTGAGTDKQKEEQCQPREEQRGMLQGPEEEPQSPTVDVEHDGQQQPDDTQGSHAPRTPPKCSFKGMCAGDTQEDAPEPQSISRGKEEYKCNDCGKVFGWESNLSRHRWSHRGEKPYKCLDCGKSFTQRGNLLCHQRTHTKEKHFLCTTCGKRFSFSSILLVHQLIHMGERPYICLQCGKSFQKRSHLRRHEEALHNAKVIQRTDGP